From Psychrobacillus sp. FSL K6-2836, a single genomic window includes:
- a CDS encoding diacylglycerol kinase yields the protein MKRARIIYNPTSGRELFKKNLPEVLESLEIAGYETSCHATTAEGDAIEAAKKAVENGFDIIIASGGDGTLNEVVAGVSEFEKRPKIGLIPMGTTNDFARAVHIPRDIKKAVEIIVKGDTIPVDVGLVNDRYFINIAGGGRITELTYEVPSKLKTMLGQLAYYLKGIEMLPSINATKVRIEYDGEVFDDEAMMFLVGLTNSVGGFEKLAPSSSINDGLFSLLILKKLNIAEFIRVASLALRGEHLTDPHVIHKKAKHIKVTSDDKVLLNLDGEYGGTIPATFQNLYRHIEVFVPIDEIREEDRP from the coding sequence ATGAAACGTGCAAGAATTATCTATAACCCAACTTCCGGAAGAGAGTTATTTAAAAAAAATCTGCCAGAGGTTTTGGAAAGCTTAGAAATCGCTGGTTATGAAACGTCATGTCATGCGACCACAGCTGAAGGAGATGCCATAGAGGCAGCGAAGAAGGCAGTAGAAAATGGCTTTGATATCATTATTGCATCTGGAGGAGATGGAACGCTTAACGAGGTAGTTGCAGGTGTAAGTGAATTTGAGAAACGTCCAAAAATTGGACTGATTCCAATGGGCACGACGAATGACTTTGCAAGAGCTGTTCATATTCCAAGAGACATTAAAAAAGCCGTAGAGATTATTGTTAAAGGGGACACAATCCCAGTTGACGTGGGCTTGGTTAATGATCGCTATTTTATCAATATTGCAGGTGGCGGTCGAATTACGGAGCTTACTTATGAAGTGCCAAGCAAGCTTAAAACGATGCTTGGGCAGCTTGCCTATTATTTAAAAGGTATCGAGATGCTTCCATCGATTAATGCAACAAAGGTAAGAATTGAATATGATGGAGAAGTATTTGATGACGAAGCTATGATGTTCTTAGTAGGTTTAACGAATTCAGTTGGTGGATTTGAAAAGCTTGCTCCGAGTTCAAGTATTAACGACGGATTATTTTCTCTATTGATATTGAAAAAATTGAACATTGCCGAGTTTATTCGTGTGGCGTCTTTAGCATTACGCGGAGAGCATTTGACTGATCCACATGTTATTCATAAAAAAGCGAAACATATTAAAGTAACGTCTGATGATAAAGTTCTTCTTAACTTAGATGGCGAATATGGCGGGACTATCCCAGCAACATTCCAAAATTTATATAGACATATAGAGGTCTTTGTTCCAATCGATGAAATTAGAGAAGAAGACAGACCGTAA